From a single Paramormyrops kingsleyae isolate MSU_618 chromosome 14, PKINGS_0.4, whole genome shotgun sequence genomic region:
- the fam98b gene encoding protein FAM98B produces the protein MEYDILDTLEQLGYDGPLTDEHVLAEACDCGLSSPAFAGLIVWMTVRLAQLLGLEESVCIDENDADGLQSHISRLLKEMLCPYPALLEKEALQKKENCLNLILYLSSELQAAQIVESKQSHVGDVCTTMQNLKSICQTLKLSEPNGQSTIDIISHIEAKIKEICEDLPKQHLGKPVLKLSFNSEQWGRLEQINSALSAEYEHRRRMLIKRLDVTVQSFSWSERAKNCLDRMAKVYQPLRYSLLFKPSISLGHLLAAREDICHVMKTSSGQTREKTACAINKILMGSVPDRGGRPSEIDAPPPEMPPWQKRQDFGGRGGWDSRERGRVRTHRNFHGGRGGSYGGRARHYFY, from the exons ATGGAATATGATATTTTAGATACGCTGGAACAACTCGG ATACGATGGACCTTTAACAGACGAGCATGTGCTCGCAGAAGCCTGCGATTGCGGCTTGTCCTCCCCCGCTTTTGCCGGTCTCATTGTGTGGATGACCGTGCGACTCGCGCAGCTGCTGGGTCTGGAAGAAAGTGTGTGCATCGATGAAA ATGATGCCGATGGTCTTCAGTCTCATATAAGTAGGCTGTTGAAGGAAATGCTCTGCCCATATCCAGCGCTCTTAGAGAAAGAGGCGCTACAAAAGAAAGAGAATTGTCTTAATCTTATTT tgtatttaagttcaGAACTGCAAGCTGCACAGATTGTGGAAAGCAAACAAAGCCATGTGGGTGATGTGTGTACAACTATGCAAAATCTCAAGTCTATCTGCCAAACATTGAAGCTCTCTGAACCAAATGGGCAATCAACAATCGACATCATCTCCCACATTGAAGCAAAG ATAAAAGAAATTTGTGAAGACCTTCCAAAGCAGCACCTTGGCAAGCCTGTCTTGAAGTTGTCCTTCAACAGTGAACAATGG GGAAGGTTGGAGCAGATTAACTCTGCTCTTTCTGCTGAGTATGAGCATCGGCGCAGGATGCTGATTAAGCGCTTGGATGTCACTGTGCAGTCTTTCAGCTGGTCAGAAAGAGCAAAG AATTGTTTAGACAGAATGGCAAAAGTTTACCAGCCCTTGAGATATTCCTTGCTGTTCAAGCCATCGATTAGTCTTGGTCACCTGCTAGCTGCAAGAGAAGACATTTGCCATGTGATGAAGACAAGCAGTGGGCAGACTCGGGAGAAGACTGCATGTGCCATAAATAAG ATCCTGATGGGCAGCGTTCCTGACAGAGGTGGACGGCCGTCAGAAATCGATGCTCCGCCACCTGAAATGCCACCTTGGCAGAAGAGGCAAGACTTTGGAGGAAGAGGTGGCTGGGATTCTAGGGAGAGAGGAAGAGTAAGAACACATAGGAACTTtcatggaggaagaggaggcagcTATGGTGGAAGGGCGAGACATTATTTCTATTAA